Proteins from a single region of Antechinus flavipes isolate AdamAnt ecotype Samford, QLD, Australia chromosome 2, AdamAnt_v2, whole genome shotgun sequence:
- the LOC127552033 gene encoding cytochrome P450 2C23-like isoform X1, producing the protein MDPWGLTTSVLLACVLLLIFLSLWSQRLKRGKLPPGPTPLPFLGNILQLDLQNMITSFSQLAEKYGPIYTLYFGSQRIVVLHDYKIMKEALIDQGDGFVDRGNVPIFDDVIKGKGIIFNDGESWKQMRRFSLMTLRNFGMGKRSIEERVQEEAQCLVEELRNTKGQPTDPTFILACAPCNVICSILFHDRFKYNDEKFLYLMKLLNENFQLLNSRWTHFYNFLPGFRVYLPGKHKQILKNVEELKHFILERVKEHQKILDPTNPQDYIDCYLSKMQQEKDNPHSEFDLENLLIAGGNLFTAGTETTSSTLRYGLLLILKHPEVQAKIHEEIDRVIGHNRAPSIKDRQDMPYMDAVVHEVQRFANIIPLNLSHAVTRDIQLQEYFVPKGTTIFPLLFPILSDSKEFPNPERFDPQHFLDENGKFKKSDYFMPFSIGKRSCLGEGLARMELFLFFTTILQKFTLKSVRDPNEISIKTKQVGFTNLPPFYELCFLPR; encoded by the exons ATGGATCCTTGGGGACTCACCACTTCTGTCCTCCTGGCTTGTGTTCTTTTGCTGATCTTCTTGTCTCTATGGAGCCAAAGACTCAAAAGGGGGAAACTCCCACCAGGTCCTACTCCTCTTCCATTTCTTGGCAACATCCTGCAGTTGGATTTGCAGAACATGATTACATCATTCTCACAG CTGGCTGAAAAATATGGCCCCATCTATACTCTTTATTTTGGAAGTCAGCGTATTGTGGTGCTGCatgattataaaattatgaaGGAAGCTCTAATTGATCAAGGAGATGGTTTTGTAGACAGAGGAAATGTTCCAATATTTGATGATGTAATCAAAGGAAAAG GAATTATTTTCAATGATGGAGAGAGTTGGAAACAAATGCGTAGATTTTCCCTTATGACTCTAAGGAACTTTGGGATGGGAAAAAGAAGCATTGAAGAAAGAGTTCAAGAAGAAGCCCAATGTCTGGTGGAGGAACTCAGGAACACAAAGg GTCAGCCCACTGATCCCACCTTCATCCTTGCCTGTGCCCCATGCAATGTGATCTGTTCTATCCTCTTCCATGATCGATTCAAGtacaatgatgaaaaatttctATATCTGATGAAATTgttaaatgaaaactttcagcTCCTTAATTCACGGTGGACACAC ttCTACAACTTTTTACCAGGATTCAGAGTGTATCTCCCTGGAAAGCAtaaacaaattttgaaaaatgtggaagaactgaaacattttattttggaaagagTGAAGGAGCATCAAAAAATACTAGATCCCACCAATCCTCAAGACTACATTGACTGCTACCTCTCCAAAATGCAGCAG GAAAAAGATAATCCCCACTCTGAATTTGACTTAGAGAATCTACTAATAGCTGGAGGAAACTTATTTACTGCTGGAACAGAGACAACCAGCAGCACTCTAAGATATGGCCTGCTGCTCATTCTGAAGCATCCTGAGGTCCAAG CAAAAATTCATGAGGAAATTGACCGTGTGATTGGACATAATCGAGCTCCTTCCATAAAGGACAGACAAGATATGCCCTATATGGATGCTGTGGTACACGAAGTGCAAAGATTTGCTAACATCATACCTCTCAACCTGTCCCATGCAGTGACTCGGGACATCCAGTTGCAAGAATATTTCGTCCCCAAG GGCACAACAATCTTCCCACTCCTCTTCCCAATCTTGTCTGATAGCAAAGAGTTTCCCAACCCTGAACGGTTTGACCCCCAACACTTCCTGGATGAGAATGGGAAATTCAAAAAAAGTGACTACTTCATGCCTTTTTCCATTG gaaAAAGGTCTTGTCTTGGAGAGGGTCTGGCAAGAATggagttgtttttgttctttaccACAATTCTACAGAAATTCACCCTCAAATCAGTTCGAGATCCAAATGAAATCAGCATCAAGACCAAGCAGGTGGGGTTCACCAACCTTCCACCATTTTATGAACTATGCTTTCTTCCtcgctaa